A section of the Orenia marismortui DSM 5156 genome encodes:
- a CDS encoding hydrogenase small subunit: MDRDQFVKGCYILRNSKDYKLSQHILTGVRGYKDKNSGKLPVLWLETSDSGDNNISFMNTSYPYLGQVFEEMIDLLYSNTFMAAQGKYALDILRKVTRYKKGEFILVVEGAIPTNANGLYNIVIETEGEKITALEAVKWLGGLAKYVVTIGTCASFGGPSAAKPNITGGVGVSEVLDREIIKVSGCPVNPEWFVGTLAYLLMYGKPELDELGRSTLFYGYTIHRHCQRRSYFDRGNFAEKLGDIECMFSQGCVGPKTLADCPYRQWLNENWPVEANTPCIGCTNPDFPDGSTPFFTPLSEKRNREKEDKREERRDE; the protein is encoded by the coding sequence ATGGATAGAGATCAGTTTGTAAAAGGCTGCTATATCTTAAGAAATAGTAAAGATTATAAATTGAGTCAACATATCTTAACTGGTGTTAGGGGATATAAAGATAAGAATAGTGGTAAATTGCCAGTTCTATGGTTAGAAACAAGTGACAGTGGTGACAACAATATTTCGTTTATGAATACAAGCTATCCTTATTTAGGGCAGGTTTTTGAAGAGATGATTGATCTTTTATATAGTAATACCTTTATGGCAGCTCAAGGTAAATATGCTTTAGATATTTTACGAAAAGTTACTAGATATAAGAAGGGAGAGTTTATATTAGTAGTAGAAGGTGCGATTCCTACTAATGCTAATGGCTTATATAATATAGTTATTGAAACTGAAGGAGAAAAGATTACTGCTTTAGAAGCGGTAAAGTGGTTAGGAGGATTAGCTAAATATGTTGTAACAATTGGAACCTGTGCTAGTTTTGGTGGTCCATCAGCTGCTAAACCTAATATTACTGGTGGAGTTGGGGTAAGTGAGGTTTTAGATAGAGAGATAATTAAGGTAAGTGGTTGCCCAGTAAATCCAGAATGGTTTGTGGGTACTTTAGCCTATTTATTGATGTATGGTAAGCCAGAGCTTGATGAATTAGGGAGATCAACTTTATTTTATGGATATACTATTCACCGCCATTGTCAGCGACGTTCTTATTTTGATCGAGGTAATTTTGCAGAAAAGCTAGGGGATATTGAGTGTATGTTTAGCCAAGGCTGTGTAGGTCCCAAAACCTTAGCCGATTGTCCATATCGCCAATGGCTTAACGAAAATTGGCCAGTGGAAGCTAATACTCCATGTATTGGTTGTACTAATCCAGACTTTCCAGATGGATCAACCCCCTTCTTTACTCCTTTATCTGAGAAGAGGAATAGAGAAAAAGAGGATAAGAGGGAGGAAAGAAGAGATGAGTAA
- a CDS encoding hydrogenase maturation protease, which yields MNKIKYDILIIGLGNLIMSDDGVGIHVIKKLQQENFGERILALEVGTSPLYYLEEISKAAKVIVIDAVKGGEKPGSIYRLAEEDFKSSQNIIRDFHEYSLLNVIKLAREITGLPVNFIVYGIEPKNLNLDQKLSKIVSKSQPNLLKLIKKELEV from the coding sequence ATGAATAAAATAAAATATGATATTTTAATAATTGGATTAGGAAATTTAATCATGTCTGATGATGGAGTTGGAATCCATGTAATTAAGAAACTACAACAAGAAAATTTTGGGGAGAGAATCTTAGCCTTGGAAGTAGGAACCTCACCTCTTTATTATTTAGAGGAAATAAGTAAAGCAGCGAAGGTAATTGTAATTGATGCGGTTAAAGGAGGTGAAAAACCTGGCAGCATCTATAGGCTAGCTGAAGAAGATTTTAAATCTAGCCAAAATATTATAAGAGATTTTCATGAGTATTCATTATTAAATGTAATTAAATTAGCCAGAGAAATCACAGGACTGCCTGTTAATTTTATAGTCTATGGGATAGAACCTAAAAATTTGAATTTAGATCAGAAGCTATCTAAAATTGTAAGCAAATCACAACCTAATTTATTAAAACTTATAAAAAAAGAGTTAGAGGTTTAA
- a CDS encoding deoxynucleoside kinase: MNEGGNYVIVLGGMIGVGKTTYAEMIAEHLDSKVFYESVDDNPLLDKFYSNKKRWAFALQIHFLNKRFKSIKEALEDRNNVLDRSIYEDALFARINYEDGNMAEAEFDCYLELLDNMMEELEGMPKKAPDLFIYLQASFETIEDRIEKRGRDFEQFDHNPELERYMKNLHSRYDDWVFNHYDASEVLVIDADRYDVTKEEDKQVVLSIIDKRLAEFS; the protein is encoded by the coding sequence ATGAATGAAGGAGGAAATTATGTGATTGTATTAGGTGGAATGATAGGAGTTGGCAAGACAACTTATGCTGAAATGATAGCAGAACATTTAGATAGTAAAGTTTTTTATGAAAGTGTTGATGATAATCCTTTATTAGATAAATTCTATTCAAATAAAAAGAGGTGGGCCTTTGCCTTACAAATACATTTTCTGAATAAAAGGTTCAAATCGATTAAAGAGGCCTTAGAAGATAGAAATAATGTTTTAGATCGTAGTATTTATGAAGATGCTTTATTTGCAAGAATTAATTATGAAGATGGAAATATGGCAGAGGCTGAATTTGATTGTTATCTTGAGTTGCTAGATAATATGATGGAAGAATTAGAGGGTATGCCTAAGAAGGCACCTGATTTATTCATTTATTTACAGGCATCCTTTGAAACCATAGAAGATAGAATTGAAAAAAGAGGAAGGGATTTTGAACAGTTTGATCATAATCCTGAATTAGAAAGATATATGAAAAATCTTCATTCTAGATATGATGACTGGGTATTTAATCACTATGATGCCTCAGAGGTATTAGTTATAGATGCTGATAGATATGATGTCACAAAAGAAGAGGACAAGCAAGTAGTACTATCTATTATCGATAAAAGATTAGCAGAGTTCTCTTAA
- a CDS encoding SH3 domain-containing protein, which produces MKKVLVILLGLLILFTLSSRAYNNTRQGYIIGKAVKLREGSNTDSKVKLLLDIGTKVEILERSRSKENNKNYTDYYYKVNFNDQKGWVFGEFIAEDNSLEEELNLRLDHYFNSSNLASKEAINTLLAYAEISSNPKLIDKGLRYIIKLKKQEIDKYRSDFKNIEEGIFAEFQTGFEQEEYTSIGDVLNTPQDNKLKENLELIRNEGYRISIPEGSLLLEVNPDYLLAKFEAFISKGYAKFLKLQSREVNEHAGEDAAILISWDELAARLLSWEKLIDEYPNLKEVDLAKREYKSYLSLYLFGTDNTPAFAYWDDYILREEARLSYENYLKRYQDTATYQIIKDYYEEAKNNGFKWDDGLNKYRDRIWGN; this is translated from the coding sequence ATGAAGAAGGTCTTGGTAATTTTACTGGGATTATTAATTCTATTTACTTTAAGTAGCAGAGCTTATAATAATACTCGACAGGGATATATTATAGGGAAGGCAGTTAAGCTAAGGGAAGGTAGTAATACAGATTCTAAGGTTAAACTGCTTTTAGATATTGGTACTAAAGTAGAAATATTAGAAAGATCAAGGTCTAAAGAAAATAATAAAAATTATACGGATTATTACTATAAAGTCAACTTTAATGATCAAAAAGGATGGGTTTTTGGAGAGTTTATTGCTGAAGATAATTCTTTAGAAGAGGAGTTAAATTTAAGATTAGATCATTATTTTAATTCAAGCAATTTAGCTTCAAAAGAAGCAATAAACACTCTATTAGCTTATGCTGAAATAAGCTCTAATCCAAAATTAATAGATAAGGGTTTAAGATATATTATCAAGCTTAAAAAACAGGAGATCGATAAGTATAGGAGTGATTTTAAAAATATCGAAGAAGGGATATTTGCTGAATTTCAAACTGGATTTGAGCAAGAAGAATATACTTCTATCGGAGATGTGCTTAATACCCCCCAAGATAATAAATTAAAAGAAAACTTAGAGTTGATTAGGAATGAGGGCTATAGGATATCTATTCCTGAAGGAAGCCTTCTTCTTGAGGTTAATCCAGATTATTTATTAGCTAAATTTGAAGCTTTTATTTCAAAGGGATATGCTAAGTTTTTAAAGCTCCAATCTCGAGAAGTTAACGAACATGCTGGAGAAGATGCAGCAATATTAATATCATGGGATGAATTAGCTGCAAGATTATTATCTTGGGAGAAGTTGATAGATGAATATCCTAATCTTAAAGAGGTAGATTTAGCTAAAAGAGAGTATAAATCTTATTTGAGCTTGTACTTATTTGGAACAGATAATACACCAGCATTTGCTTATTGGGATGATTACATCTTAAGAGAAGAAGCAAGATTGAGTTATGAGAATTATTTAAAGAGATATCAAGATACAGCTACATATCAAATTATAAAGGATTATTATGAAGAGGCTAAAAATAATGGCTTTAAGTGGGATGATGGCTTAAATAAATACAGGGATAGAATTTGGGGTAATTAA
- the clpB gene encoding ATP-dependent chaperone ClpB, whose translation MKMDNFTIKAQEALMEAQHLAEDYNNQELYPTHLLLALLKQDKGIIRPILQKLEINLDSLYKKLEELSDKFPKVYSDDGELYTSQDLARVLRQARKEAKSLEDEYISTEHFLLAILAENNNKAAKLLTEKGLNLKDVKNAIKEIRGGRKVSSQNAEGQYRALENYTIDLTELAKKGKLDPVIGRDEKIRRIMQVLSRRRKNNPVLIGDPGVGKTAIVEGLAQRIINRDIPDSLRDKRVISLDMGALVAGAKYRGEFEERLKSVLKEVKKAQGEIILFIDEMHTLVGAGATQGAMDAANLLKPALARGELRCVGATTLDEYKQHIEKDAALERRFQPILIDEPSIDDTISILRGLKEKYEIHHGIKIQDNALVAAAKLSDRYLTERFLPDKAIDLVDEAASKLRIEIDSMPAEIDELDRRLRRLEIEKEALKKEDDHMSKERLEDIEEEIAELKEDINPLKAKWNNEKEIIQRIQDIKEEIEETKIKAESAERDADYETAARLKYGKLHQLKEELKAANTKAELLKRERNLLKEEVSAGDIAEVIASWTDIPVTKVMEGEKDKLIHLEKELSKRVVGQKDAIKAVSNAIRRSRTGLQDEDRPLGSFLFMGPTGVGKTELAKTLAEYLFDDQRAIVRLDMSEYMERHAVAKLIGSPPGYVGFEDGGQLTEKIRRKPYSVILLDEIEKAHPDVFNILLQVLDDGILTDSKGKKVDFRNTVIIMTSNLGSQYIQDLVDRTEVEKKVKDVVESHFRPEFINRIDEQIIFHSLDQEDIKKIINIHLTYLEDKLAKQNLEIDLTQAAKDEIAELGYDPAYGARPLQRVIQKYIKDKLALRLLEGDIAEGDKVTVDYDGEDFIFN comes from the coding sequence ATGAAGATGGATAACTTTACGATTAAAGCACAAGAAGCATTAATGGAAGCTCAACATTTAGCGGAAGATTATAATAATCAAGAACTTTATCCTACCCATTTATTATTGGCACTGCTAAAACAGGATAAAGGTATTATTAGACCTATTTTACAGAAGTTAGAGATTAATTTAGATAGTTTATATAAAAAATTAGAAGAACTAAGTGATAAATTTCCAAAGGTATACTCAGATGATGGAGAATTATATACATCTCAGGATTTAGCTAGAGTATTAAGACAGGCTAGAAAAGAAGCTAAGAGTTTGGAGGATGAGTATATTTCTACTGAACATTTCTTATTAGCTATTCTGGCAGAAAATAATAATAAGGCTGCTAAATTATTGACTGAAAAGGGGCTTAATTTAAAAGATGTCAAAAATGCTATTAAGGAGATTCGTGGTGGTAGAAAAGTCAGTAGTCAAAATGCTGAGGGGCAGTATAGGGCTTTAGAGAATTATACTATTGATTTAACGGAATTAGCTAAAAAGGGTAAGCTTGACCCTGTAATTGGTCGTGATGAGAAGATCAGAAGAATTATGCAGGTTTTATCACGGCGGCGCAAAAATAATCCAGTCTTGATCGGTGATCCTGGTGTTGGTAAGACTGCAATTGTAGAAGGATTAGCCCAAAGAATTATTAATAGAGATATTCCCGATAGTTTAAGGGATAAACGGGTAATTTCACTTGATATGGGAGCTTTAGTAGCAGGGGCAAAATATCGTGGTGAATTTGAAGAACGCTTAAAATCTGTACTTAAAGAGGTTAAGAAAGCCCAAGGAGAGATAATTCTATTTATCGATGAAATGCATACTTTGGTTGGGGCAGGAGCTACTCAAGGTGCTATGGATGCAGCTAATCTGTTAAAACCTGCTTTAGCAAGAGGAGAGTTACGTTGTGTAGGTGCAACTACTTTAGATGAATATAAGCAACATATTGAAAAAGATGCTGCATTAGAACGTAGATTTCAACCTATTTTAATTGATGAACCAAGTATAGATGATACGATTTCTATCTTGCGGGGATTAAAAGAGAAATATGAGATACATCATGGAATTAAGATTCAAGACAATGCCTTAGTAGCTGCAGCTAAATTATCAGATAGGTATTTAACAGAGAGATTTCTGCCAGATAAAGCAATAGATTTAGTTGATGAAGCAGCTTCTAAATTAAGAATTGAGATCGATTCTATGCCTGCTGAAATTGATGAGTTGGATCGTAGGTTACGTAGGTTAGAGATAGAAAAAGAGGCTTTAAAAAAAGAAGATGACCATATGTCAAAAGAGCGTTTAGAGGATATTGAAGAGGAGATAGCAGAATTAAAAGAAGATATCAACCCATTAAAAGCTAAATGGAATAATGAAAAAGAGATTATTCAGCGAATTCAAGATATAAAAGAGGAGATAGAAGAGACCAAAATCAAAGCAGAGTCAGCAGAACGTGATGCTGATTATGAAACTGCAGCCAGGTTAAAATATGGAAAACTTCATCAACTGAAGGAAGAATTAAAAGCAGCTAACACTAAGGCAGAGTTACTGAAGAGAGAGAGAAATCTGTTGAAAGAAGAGGTTAGTGCAGGTGATATTGCAGAAGTGATTGCTTCTTGGACCGATATTCCAGTAACTAAAGTAATGGAAGGAGAGAAAGATAAGTTAATTCATTTAGAAAAAGAATTAAGCAAAAGAGTTGTAGGTCAAAAAGATGCTATTAAAGCGGTTAGCAATGCTATTCGCCGTTCACGAACTGGTTTGCAGGATGAAGATCGTCCATTAGGTTCATTCTTATTTATGGGGCCAACAGGTGTAGGTAAGACTGAGTTAGCTAAGACTTTAGCAGAATATCTATTTGATGATCAAAGAGCAATTGTAAGATTAGATATGTCTGAATATATGGAACGCCATGCTGTAGCTAAGCTGATTGGTTCTCCTCCAGGTTATGTTGGATTTGAAGATGGAGGGCAGTTAACAGAAAAGATTCGCAGAAAACCATATTCTGTTATTTTGTTAGATGAAATAGAAAAAGCCCACCCTGATGTCTTTAATATTTTATTACAGGTGTTAGATGATGGGATTTTAACTGATAGCAAAGGTAAAAAGGTTGATTTTAGAAATACAGTGATTATTATGACTTCAAATCTTGGTTCCCAATATATTCAAGATCTTGTAGACAGGACAGAGGTGGAGAAAAAAGTAAAAGATGTAGTTGAGTCACATTTTCGTCCAGAATTTATTAATCGGATAGATGAACAGATAATCTTCCATTCATTAGATCAAGAAGATATTAAGAAGATTATCAATATCCATCTTACTTATTTGGAAGATAAATTAGCTAAACAGAATTTAGAGATAGACTTAACTCAAGCTGCCAAAGATGAAATAGCTGAATTAGGTTATGATCCTGCTTATGGTGCAAGACCATTACAACGTGTGATTCAGAAATATATTAAAGATAAATTAGCTCTAAGATTATTAGAAGGTGATATTGCTGAAGGTGATAAAGTGACTGTAGATTATGATGGAGAAGATTTTATATTTAATTAA
- the glgP gene encoding alpha-glucan family phosphorylase, protein MQFYGSISVNPELPVEIEGLKKLAENLWWSWNPEAEELFKRIDMNLWEEVEKNPIKLLSKVSYKTLQNLGKDKEFLRCYNKVMESFEKYLNRRDTWFNLNFDSLDDNRVIAYFSAEFALHESLPIYSGGLGVLAGDHCKSASDLGLPFVGVGLLYRNGYFRQEINEEGWQKSIYNDLDFKELVVNPVKDNDNDLVVSVRLEDRDVYLKVWEVKVGRVSLYLLDADLEVNNKVDRALTSRLYGGGPETRISQEIILGIGGTRALYKMGYQPVAWHMNEGHSVYLGLERIRDLIQDYDMNFYQAIEKVSANTVFTTHTPVPAGNEVFSFSLKDKYFSKYWNEIGISREEFMKLGKIHDYDEGFGLTVLALNLSSFHNGVSKLHGDVSSAMWKELWPGVPTDENPISYITNGVHTLTWLAPEWKNLLDKYLPENWRDRIVEQKMWKKVREIPNEEFWKVHKDLKAKMIDYIRKRDLIRRQRDSKINNLSKDSNLLNKNSLTIGFARRFATYKRATLILKDLKRLKKICNNQGQEVQFIFAGKAHPADIPGQELIKKLHNIAESEEFKGKIVILEDYDMNLARYLVQGVDVWLNTPRRPLEASGTSGQKVAANAGLNFSILDGWWCEGYNGKNGWTIGHKSEYSSSEEQDLIDSISLYKTLEEEIVPLYYDTDSNEIAEEWIARMKESMITNAPEYSTDRMVQEYTNNLYLPAIKRGKELDQDNCQLAIELADWKHKLKSNWDKIKIYSEQEGNQGSFSIKDEIELTAKVDLGQLLAEDVEVEVYLVNKLNESQTKIIPMEFQLEEDGIYNYIAKINFDETGIYNYTFRVLPSSKNLTHRHELGLIKWI, encoded by the coding sequence ATGCAATTTTATGGCAGTATATCAGTCAATCCAGAATTACCAGTGGAAATTGAAGGATTAAAGAAATTAGCAGAGAATTTATGGTGGTCTTGGAACCCAGAAGCAGAAGAATTATTTAAGAGAATTGATATGAACTTATGGGAAGAGGTTGAAAAAAATCCTATAAAGCTTCTTTCAAAAGTAAGCTATAAAACTCTACAAAATTTGGGTAAAGATAAAGAGTTCTTAAGATGTTATAATAAAGTTATGGAATCTTTTGAAAAGTATTTAAATAGAAGAGATACTTGGTTTAATTTAAATTTTGATTCTTTAGATGATAATAGAGTAATCGCTTATTTCTCCGCTGAATTTGCTTTACATGAATCATTGCCAATTTATTCTGGAGGTTTGGGTGTCTTAGCTGGTGATCATTGTAAGTCAGCTAGTGATCTAGGTTTACCTTTTGTTGGAGTAGGATTACTTTATAGGAATGGTTATTTTAGACAAGAGATCAATGAAGAGGGTTGGCAAAAATCTATTTATAATGATTTAGATTTTAAAGAGCTAGTTGTCAATCCAGTAAAGGATAATGATAATGATCTAGTTGTTTCTGTTAGATTAGAGGATAGAGATGTATATTTAAAGGTTTGGGAAGTAAAGGTTGGAAGGGTTTCTCTTTATTTGTTAGATGCTGATCTAGAGGTTAATAATAAAGTCGATAGAGCTTTAACCTCTAGATTATATGGTGGAGGGCCAGAAACAAGAATATCTCAAGAGATTATTTTGGGTATTGGTGGAACAAGAGCTTTATATAAAATGGGATATCAACCAGTGGCATGGCATATGAATGAAGGCCATTCTGTTTATTTGGGATTAGAAAGAATTAGAGATCTAATCCAGGATTATGATATGAATTTCTATCAGGCAATAGAAAAAGTATCTGCTAATACTGTCTTTACTACTCATACTCCTGTTCCTGCAGGTAATGAAGTCTTTTCTTTTAGTCTTAAAGATAAATACTTCTCTAAATATTGGAATGAGATAGGGATCAGTAGAGAAGAATTTATGAAACTTGGTAAGATTCATGATTATGATGAAGGTTTTGGTTTGACTGTTTTAGCATTGAATTTATCATCTTTTCATAATGGTGTTAGTAAATTACATGGAGATGTGTCTAGTGCTATGTGGAAAGAATTATGGCCTGGAGTACCAACTGATGAGAATCCTATAAGTTATATAACTAATGGGGTTCATACTTTGACTTGGCTTGCTCCAGAGTGGAAGAATTTATTGGATAAGTATCTACCAGAAAATTGGAGAGATAGAATTGTAGAGCAGAAGATGTGGAAAAAAGTTAGAGAAATTCCTAATGAGGAGTTTTGGAAAGTCCATAAAGACCTAAAGGCAAAGATGATAGATTATATTCGCAAAAGAGATTTAATAAGAAGACAGAGGGATAGTAAAATAAATAATTTAAGCAAAGATAGTAACTTATTAAATAAGAATAGTTTAACTATCGGTTTTGCTCGCAGATTTGCTACATATAAGAGAGCTACATTAATATTAAAAGATTTAAAAAGGCTTAAGAAAATATGTAATAATCAGGGGCAAGAAGTTCAGTTTATCTTTGCAGGAAAAGCACACCCAGCAGATATTCCAGGGCAAGAATTAATTAAAAAACTTCATAATATAGCTGAAAGTGAAGAGTTCAAAGGTAAGATAGTTATTTTAGAAGATTATGATATGAATTTGGCTAGATATTTAGTTCAAGGGGTAGATGTTTGGTTAAATACTCCAAGAAGGCCTTTAGAAGCTAGTGGAACTAGTGGACAGAAGGTAGCAGCTAATGCTGGGTTGAATTTCAGTATCTTAGATGGCTGGTGGTGTGAAGGTTATAATGGAAAGAATGGTTGGACTATTGGTCATAAGTCAGAGTATAGTAGTTCTGAAGAACAAGATCTGATTGATAGTATTTCATTATATAAGACCTTAGAAGAAGAGATAGTACCCTTATATTATGATACTGACAGTAATGAAATAGCAGAAGAATGGATTGCTAGAATGAAAGAGTCTATGATTACTAATGCTCCAGAATATAGTACAGATAGAATGGTACAAGAATATACTAACAATTTATATTTACCTGCTATAAAGCGAGGAAAAGAATTGGATCAAGATAATTGTCAATTGGCTATAGAGTTAGCGGATTGGAAGCATAAGTTAAAGTCTAATTGGGATAAAATAAAAATTTATTCTGAGCAAGAAGGTAATCAAGGAAGCTTTAGCATTAAAGATGAGATTGAATTAACAGCTAAGGTTGATTTGGGGCAGCTATTAGCAGAAGATGTGGAAGTTGAAGTTTATCTAGTTAATAAATTAAATGAATCTCAGACTAAAATTATTCCAATGGAATTTCAATTAGAAGAAGATGGGATTTATAATTATATTGCTAAGATTAATTTTGATGAAACTGGTATTTATAATTATACTTTTAGGGTACTACCAAGTTCAAAAAATTTAACTCATAGGCATGAGTTAGGTTTAATTAAATGGATTTAA
- a CDS encoding glycoside hydrolase family 57 protein has protein sequence MVEEKGYLALVLHAHLPFVRHPEHEHFMEENWLYEAITETYIPLINHFEGLHRDGIDYRLTMSLTPPLISMLTDPLLQDRYLRHINKLIELAHKEVERTKDQPKINKAARFYLERFEIAKDTFLHKYKKNLVNAFKKFQDLGYLEIITCGATHGYLPLMQQYPEAVRAQIEVAIETHKKHLGREPRGIWLPECAYYPGVDKILKEFKIRFFVVDTHGILHATPRPKYGVFAPIYTKSGVAAFARDQESSRQVWSSKVGYPGDFDYREFYRDIGFELPLDYIGPYIHPDGIRMDTGIKYYRITGDEAGLDSKAPYDPDRAREKSADHAGNFLFNRAKQIEYLSELIDRKPMVLSPYDAELFGHWWYEGPDFLNHLIRKAYSDQDVVKMISPIDYLEEYPSNQVCQPPMCSWGAKGYNDVWLDESNDWIYRHLHQLAEKMIELATEIDYPDDLTRRALNQAAREVLLAQSSDWAFIMMTGTTVEYAVNRTKAHISRFLGLYDQIKSGNIDEDCLSDIEWKDNIFPDINYEVYSRKYQPRIEGKGEDIKICN, from the coding sequence GTGGTAGAAGAAAAAGGATATTTAGCATTGGTATTGCATGCTCATTTACCTTTTGTAAGGCATCCAGAGCATGAACATTTCATGGAAGAAAATTGGCTTTATGAGGCTATTACAGAGACCTATATACCTTTGATTAATCATTTTGAAGGTTTGCATAGAGATGGTATTGATTATAGATTGACTATGTCTTTAACTCCACCATTAATATCTATGTTGACAGATCCTTTGTTACAGGATCGCTATCTTAGACATATTAATAAATTAATCGAATTAGCTCATAAAGAGGTAGAGCGAACTAAAGATCAACCTAAAATTAATAAAGCAGCTAGATTTTACTTAGAGAGATTTGAAATAGCTAAAGATACTTTTTTACATAAGTATAAGAAAAATTTAGTAAATGCTTTTAAGAAGTTTCAAGATTTAGGTTATTTAGAGATTATAACTTGTGGTGCTACACATGGCTATTTACCATTAATGCAACAGTATCCAGAAGCTGTAAGAGCACAGATTGAAGTGGCAATAGAAACTCATAAAAAACACTTAGGTAGGGAACCAAGAGGGATCTGGTTGCCAGAATGTGCTTATTATCCTGGTGTTGATAAGATATTAAAAGAATTTAAGATTAGATTTTTTGTTGTAGATACCCATGGAATTTTACATGCAACACCTCGTCCTAAATATGGGGTTTTTGCACCTATTTACACTAAATCAGGAGTAGCAGCTTTTGCTAGAGATCAAGAGTCTTCTCGTCAAGTATGGAGTTCTAAAGTGGGTTATCCAGGAGATTTTGATTACCGAGAGTTTTATCGTGATATCGGATTTGAATTACCTTTAGATTATATTGGGCCTTATATTCATCCAGATGGTATTAGAATGGATACAGGAATCAAATACTATAGAATTACTGGAGATGAAGCAGGCTTAGATTCTAAAGCACCATATGATCCAGATAGAGCTAGGGAGAAATCAGCTGATCATGCTGGAAACTTCTTGTTTAATAGAGCTAAACAAATAGAATATTTAAGTGAATTGATCGATAGAAAGCCAATGGTATTGTCTCCTTATGATGCTGAATTATTTGGACATTGGTGGTATGAAGGTCCAGATTTCTTAAATCATTTAATCAGAAAGGCATATTCTGATCAAGATGTAGTTAAAATGATATCCCCTATTGATTATTTGGAAGAGTACCCAAGCAATCAAGTTTGTCAACCACCAATGTGTAGTTGGGGTGCCAAAGGATATAATGATGTTTGGTTAGATGAAAGTAATGATTGGATCTATCGTCATTTACATCAGTTGGCTGAAAAGATGATAGAGTTAGCAACAGAAATTGATTATCCTGATGATTTAACTAGAAGAGCATTAAATCAAGCTGCTAGAGAGGTACTGTTAGCTCAAAGTAGTGACTGGGCATTTATTATGATGACAGGTACTACAGTAGAATACGCAGTTAATAGAACTAAAGCCCATATTAGTAGATTTCTTGGTTTATATGATCAAATCAAGTCAGGAAATATTGATGAAGATTGCTTAAGTGATATAGAGTGGAAGGATAATATCTTCCCTGATATTAATTATGAAGTCTATAGTAGAAAATATCAGCCTAGAATAGAAGGTAAAGGTGAGGATATTAAGATTTGTAATTAA
- a CDS encoding DUF4912 domain-containing protein, with protein sequence MSKIQEVNLNQLKDKEILTSAQSSESVPKKNNNEIEDTNLDMNKIPDQYGDNKLVLQVKNPTTAHLYWEYTSARITNVCSKAGYSQGDDIPLILRVYNLSLGRDYNVYYDIDISEGHNSWYLNDLKSAKSYEVKLGVLDQFGNLHSVLKSNRINMPANQVSDILDEEWMTVKETMDIVYLLSGVLPAGINVEDTMSSDDLIKKEVRQISREFNIDISTLEKRLSSLELIKGSSERLVGSSDVFK encoded by the coding sequence ATGTCTAAAATTCAAGAAGTTAATTTAAATCAATTAAAAGATAAAGAAATTTTGACTAGTGCTCAATCTAGTGAATCGGTACCTAAAAAAAATAATAATGAAATTGAAGATACTAATCTTGATATGAATAAAATACCTGATCAATATGGTGATAATAAGCTGGTTTTACAAGTTAAAAATCCAACTACTGCACACTTATATTGGGAGTATACATCTGCTAGAATAACTAATGTATGTTCAAAAGCAGGCTATAGTCAAGGTGATGATATACCTTTAATTTTAAGAGTTTATAATTTGAGTTTAGGAAGAGATTATAATGTTTATTATGATATTGATATTAGTGAAGGTCATAATAGCTGGTATTTAAATGATTTGAAATCAGCTAAATCTTATGAAGTAAAGTTGGGTGTTTTGGATCAATTTGGAAATTTACATTCTGTTCTTAAATCAAATCGTATTAATATGCCAGCAAATCAAGTTAGTGATATATTAGATGAGGAATGGATGACTGTAAAAGAAACTATGGATATTGTCTACTTATTATCTGGAGTTTTACCTGCAGGAATTAATGTAGAAGATACAATGAGTTCTGATGATCTAATTAAAAAAGAGGTACGCCAAATTAGTAGGGAATTCAATATTGACATTTCTACTTTAGAAAAGAGATTGAGTTCTTTGGAGTTGATAAAAGGTTCTAGTGAGCGTTTAGTTGGTTCTTCAGATGTATTTAAGTAG